TTCACTCCTGAAACTCAGAGGTTCAGGGCAGTCTGGTCTGCACCACAAGCACTAAAAATGGGTGAGAAGTGATTTCCCCCAAAGACCTAGTAGGCTGACCGTCCCCCACCCACAAGAAAAAGTGTCCCTTGGAGGTAGTATTTAAAGTTTTTGCCTCTTTATCTGTGAGGAAGCATTAACAAGCTTCACGTTACTGTAGTCACTTGGTGCTGTGTAACAGCTTACTTCCATTCAGCGTTCCATGGCTTGagacaaaaatcattttattactaCCTTGAACAGTTCTAGGGGTTGCCTGGGCTCAGCTAGATGACTCTCTCTTAGGGTCTGTCATGGGGTTGAAGTCAGACCGTGACTGGGGTTGAAGTCACCTTGAAGGCACACTCCTGCCTGGGAGTGAGTGCCAGCTGTCACCCAGGCTTCAGCTAGGCTTCCTCGCGGCATGGGCGGCTGAGTTCCAAGAGCAAGCCAGAAAGAGCAGACAAAAGCTCTGTTGCCTTTTACGACCCAGCTCACAAGTCAGtgggaatggaagaaaaacacTGTAATTTCTGCCGTGGTCCTAGATTTGTCTGGCTTCAAGGCGAATGAACACGGACCCCACCTCTGGATGAGAGGAGTGCCAGTGTCACACTGCAAGAAAGCATGCTGATGGGTGATCTTAGTATGGCCAGGCCTCTTGGAAAGTACAGTCTGCTTTACACATTGCCTTATTTCAAGCGACTAGTTTTTATAAAGAACATGAAACATGAATCAGGTGTGGGTTGTCCTTTATACTGACCAGATCACTTTGTTGCCTAGTGTCTCATGTaggctctctgtctttctccttttctgataGCAGTCTCATTTCCCGTTTGTGAATTATCTCAACCCACTTTATGCATAATCATGTTAGGTGGATAAATCAGCCACTAGCCTGTCAATagagaagaatagaaaaacagaaaaaacaaaacaaaacccttctttGCTTCCCTAAAACAGTCGTGGGGATGCAGGTAGGTCCCTAAGCCCAGCACATAAGAGCTCTCCTAGAGCTTCCAGTAGGTTGTTTCTTTATTAGATTTCCAGCCAGTCCTTCTGTCTTGGCCCCACCTTTAGTCTGCTTCCCCTGGCACCCCTGCAGCCAATTCCTGAGCCTTTGGGTGGGAGGGGGCTTCTATGTAAGTCAGGTGGTTTTTCTCCACTGCCAGGTTTGCATTTAGCTCTCTGGGTATGCTGAGTCAGTTCGGACTCATTCCTTTACCTGGTCACCTGCTACCAAAATGCTACTGTTGCTCTTCCTTGTGGGATTGTATCTTTGAAAAAACAGCAAATCCAAAAACTTTAGTCTCCTTTTAATGAGGGCAAATGCATGTGTGCAATCTACCGTCCTCTGTAACTGGAAACCTTATCCACTAATACTGATCTGCCCCTCTCACTCTTAAGGTCGCTAGAAGACTGGAATTTCATGGAGGTTATTCACTGTCCTTAGGGAGTGCAGAATTGTAATTCACGTCCATAGGATAGCCATTGCACCACTTACACTTTGGTCTTTTCTAACATGGGTCCCTAAGTGTTAAAAGTGGGTCCTGCGAAGAGTGAAGGGGAGCCTGTAAACAGCCAGTAGCTGATACCATGTGTCTTCTTGCTTCCGGGCTTGTTAGCTGAATTGGCATTTGTTCCTTATTTGACAGGTTTTTAGTCTGTGTGCCATCATGAGAAATATCAAAAGATTTAAAAGGTCCaagcttgggcgcctgggtggctcagtgggttaagcctctgcctccggctcaggtcatgatttcagggtcctgggatcgaatcccacatcgggctctctgcttggcagggagcctgcttcctcctctctctctctgcctgcctctctgcctacttgtgatctcgctctgtcaaataaataaaatctttaaaaaaaaaaaaaaaaaaaaaaggtccaagcTTGGCTGTCCACGTCTCTTTTCATCACATCCTCTGTGCTCTGAATTTGGCTTCAGCTTTTCTAAGGTcttaatgctttctttctttgttctttctataGGATCATGGATTTTCCTGGACACTTTGAACAGATCTTCCAGCAGCTGAACTACCAGAGACTTCACGGGCAGCTCTGTGATTGTGTCATTGTCGTGGGGAACAGACATTTTAAAGCCCACCGCTCGGTACTGGCGGCATGCAGCACGCATTTCCGAGCCCTCTTctcagtggcagagggagatcaGACCATGAACATGATCCAGCTGGACAGCGAGGTAGTGACAGCGGAGGCCTTTGCCGCACTGATTGACATGATGTACACTTCCACGCTCATGCTGGGGGAGAGCAATGTTATGGATGTCTTATTGGCAGCCTCTCACCTGCATTTGAACTCTGTTGTTAAGGCATGTAAACATTACTTAACGACAAGGACGCTGCCCATGTCTCCCCCCAGCGAGCGCGTCCAGGAGCAGAGTGCCCGCATGCAGCGCTCCTTTATGCTGCAGCAGCTGGGGCTAAGCATCGTGAGCTCAGCCCTCAATTCCAGCCAGAGTGGTGAGGAGCAGCCGGCCCCAATGAGCTCCTCACTGCGCAGTAACCTGGACCAACGGACGCCCTTCCCCATGAGACGCCTTCATAAGCGCAAGCAGTCCGCAGAGGAGCGGGCCAGGCAGCGCCTCCGGCCTGCCATGGATGAGTCTTCCATTGCTGACGTCACGCCAGAGAATGGGCCATCAGGGGTTCACTCTCGGGAGGAGTTCTTTTCACCCGATTCCCTGAAAATCGTGGACAACCCTAAGGCTGACGGAATGGCCGACAACCAGGAAGACAGTGCCATCATGTTTGACCAGTCTTTTGGTGCTCAAGAAGACGCCCAGGTGCCCAGCCAGTCCGACAATACTGCTGGCAACATGGCCCAGTTGTCCATGGCCTCTCGTGCAACTCAGGTTGAGACTAGTTTTGAGCAGGAAGCTGCCACCGAGAAAAGTGGTTTTCAATGTGAAAATCCTGAGGTTGGCCTTGGAGAGAAGGAGCACATGAGAGTGGTGGTTAAGTCTGAGCCCCTGAGCTCTCCTGAGCCTCAGGATGAAGTGAGCGATGTGACCTCACAAGCAGAAGGCAGCGAATCCGTGGAAGTGGAAGGGGTTGTGGTCAGTGCCGAGAAGATAGACCTCAGCCCTGAAAGTAGCGATCGGAGTTTTTCAGATCCCCAGTCTAGCACGGACAGGGTAGGTGACATCCATATTTTGGAAGTCACGAATAACCTGGAGCATAAATCCACTTTCAgcatttcaaattttcttaacAAGAGCAGAGGGAGTAACTTTAGTGCAAGTCAGAACAATGATGATAATATCCCAAACACTACTAGTGACTGTAGGCTGGAGGGGGAGGCCCCTTATCTGTTGAGTCCAGAAGCTGGGCCTGCGGGCGGGCCCTCTTCGGCCCCTGGCTCTCACGTGGAGAACCCGTTCAGCGAGCCTGCAGACTCCCATTTCGTCAGGCCTATGCAAGAAGTGATGGGCCTGCCCTGCGTGCAGACCTCAGGCTACCAAGGAGGAGAACAGTTTGGGATGGACTTTTCCAGGTCTGGTTTGGGTCTCCACTCCTCCTTCTCCAGGGTCATGATGGGCTCCCCGAGAGGAGGAGCCAGTAACTTTCCATACTACCGACGCATAGCTCCCAAAATGCCAGTCGTAACGTCTGTCAGGAGCTCGCAGATCCCAGAAAACTCAGCCAGTTCCCAGCTAATGATGAACGCGGCCACATCCTCCTTTGAAAATGGCCATCCTTCGCAGCCTGGCCCTCCACAGTTGACCAGGGCATCCGCCGATGTCCTGTCTAAGTGCAAGAAGGCCTTGTCAGAGCACAACGTCTTGGTTGTAGAGGGCGCTCGCAAGTACGCCTGCAAAATCTGCTGCAAGACTTTTCTGACCCTGACGGATTGCAAGAAGCACATCCGAGTTCACACAGGGGAAAAGCCCTACGCCTGCCTCAAGTGCGGCAAGAGGTTCAGTCAGTCCAGCCACCTGTATAAACACTCAAAGACCACGTGTCTGCGCTGGCAGAGCAGCAACCTCCCCAGCACTTTGCTCTAACCCCGACCCCTTGATGTCGGGCCGGTGCCTGTTGTCCGACTAAAGCGGATGGCTCTTCTGGTTGGTGGTGAACGCCATTGGGTTTGAGGCTTCCAGCCCCCCGACGGCTCGTGCAAATTCCGGTGACTAGTAAGTGGAGAATTCACATGCAGAGCACTTGTGCCGCTGCTGCTTCTCGGAACGAGATGCAGGCTTTTGGAGGGACGTGATCCCTGAAACCGAGTTCTTCCTTAGGGCTGAGTAAAGCAGTCAGAAAGTAGTTTGTAATTCATGGCGTTAAAAatggcacatttaaaaaattaaaaatggaagtgcaaaaaaatttttttagcaatTTTTGTAAAACTCTGAAGCATTAAGTAACTTTCCTATATCCTCTGAAGGGAATATTATATACCTGTACAGCGATGCAGAACGCACTTACGTGTAACCAGTGGCGAGCTTGTGCCTGTCTGAAAGGAAGGCCCTTGAGGACATGCCTGTCCGCCACGTATGCTTTAAAGTGTATCATGAGCTAGGCGTAGGCCTcagtactgtatttttaattttcgtCTCCACTGCAGTCACAGGCACTGCACTTTGATGGTGCTGACACTGGGTCCAGAGCGTGCATTCTCTGGACTGTTAGGTGTACATACTTTTGAAAACACTACTGCTGGCTAgatgttttaatagtttttcctggttttaaaaacacagttgtAAATTGAGTATGGACTGTAGGGAGTGGCAAGTAAGGTGTTGTTTCTGTATGTGCTGTTTTAGCGGTATTTTACCCAACTTCTATTACATATGTTACAGTTCCATGTTTGGAAGTCAGAGAAGAGCTAGTGTTTGTCTTTGTTCTAATAATGTGGAGTCCTGTTTTGTGGGATCTTTTCATGGTGCATTCACCCTTCGCTGCGTCCAGGCTTTGGGGTCCCGTCCAGCCTGACACATCTCACCTGCAACAGGCCCGCTCTCTGCTTTGCTTCTCCGCGCTCCCTGCCCCACGTGGCATTCTTGTCCAGGCCTGCATTAACTGTTTCTATTGCAAACTAACCAAAAATGATGCTAATCTCTTTCCACGGTGGGTTTATCACTTTTATATACTGTAGTCTTAAAGTCTAGACCCTGAGCTTTTATCATTGTTGCCCCAACCTAAGACCGAGAATGTTTCAAATTGTTTAAAATCCAAACATAGTAGTGTTATTCCCAGATAAATATTTTCCAGACTTTATAAGAAAGTTTGGGAGCCTAGAGCATGGAAGTCACCGAGTAGCACCCGAGATGGAGGACACAGTTGGGCTGCTGCCCGGGGCCTCCGTGGGTTCCGCTGCCTTGCTTCTCAGGGCTGCCAGTGGCACCTGTGCAAAGCCCAGCCCGGGCTTGTGTGCATCCGGGGGTCTCTGGAGAGCTCACGGATTCCGCTTAATTCATGCGAACTTGAGTTCATGCTTTACACAGCTCTTTCAGACACACCAAACCACTGTGCGTAATCAAAAGAAGTCCTTCGGTTCTTACTTAGAACTGTTTAGAAAGCAAAATACGTGTAGCCCAAAACAATCAGCATGTGTTTTCTTCCCTTAATCTAGTGTGTGCATTTACACATCTCTCTGTGGATAAATTCACATTGTTCATAGTCAGGCTTAGCATCTCCTGCGAACGGATTCCCAGGGAGGAAAGCCAAAAAGGAAACTTCTGTGATTCCTCTCCTTTCCAGCAGACGTGGGAAAGAGACTGCTGGAGGATAACAGGATCACGTGTGAAATGCAGTTGTGCGTGCGGCTGTTGTTAGAGTCGTGTTCTCATTGGATGTGGGGGGGTTCCTTATCCACACCTATACTAGATGTGGGGACCAGCGTCTTATGGGAAGATTAACCTTGGGAGGCAGGTGGGTCAAAGTGGAACACAAGAGAGTCCCTGCCTGGGCCTGGGGAGAGGAGCCAGTGGCAGCGGGACGAGCAGGGgtactctccttccttcccttccatcttGGCGGGGAGAGGCCAGGCAGCTGCGCCTCACCTCAGTTCAGCCTCAGTGGTCCTGGCTTTCGGGACTGTCTCTGATACAGCGCCTGGAGCCCCGTCTCTCCACTGCTAGATGGAGTCTGGAATCTCTCATCTACCTCTTAGTTGATCGGTCTCTACATGTGAGAAGCAAGCTTTTGGGCCAGTGTCCTCATACAtgctataaaacttaaaaataattcagaggtTCCCTGCAAAACCAGTCTCAGGGTTCCTGTGATCCATAGTTTCTACCTGAATTAGAACTGGTTTTGGGTACCTGAATTTTGATTGGTTAGCCTTAATTATAGCCTGGCATGGTCATTTCTGGTGGGCAAGTCACAAGGTTCTATCAGGGCACCCAAGTCAGTGGTGCTATGCTGGTCAAAATTcgagattttgaaataaaaaatttgtcaCATTCATGCCTCTAACTAACTACgtgttttttctttgcttaagTTATTAAggttgaaagaaaaaagggaagtatGGCTTTCTCCCCTAATTCTGCTTTGaccagtactttttaaaaaaaaccaaacctcctCCAAAATAGTCTTAATGGTGTCCATCACAATTATTGTCACTGCCCTCAATTCagtccctctgctctccctgcacTCTGTCTTTGGGCCGAAGCCACGGGTGTTCTCAGCACACCCAGTCCTCCTCTTGGACAGCCTGCTTCACCCTGCGCTTTCTGCTGCTCCCATACCTGCCTGCCGGGGTGAAAGCTCCATCTGCCGGCGGGGCTTGGCCAGGGGGAGGAGCCGGAACCTGAATCCCTCGGCAGGAGCAGGGCTCTGGCCATGCAGGAGGCCTGGCCTCAGGAGGAGTAAAGCAGTAAGCCAGGTGGTGATCTGAACAAGGGCATCcacctgggggcaggggcggagggGATGGACAAAGAGAGCAAAGTGTGAAGGTGCTGAAAcgggttttaaataaaaattaaactcacCTACTGCCAATTATTCTTGGCCAAAACAGTAAGAGTACTGTGACCTTACCTGGTTCTCTTGGCCATGTATATTAATTGGATGGTCTAGATAGCAAGTGCCATGGTCACCACTGGGCCACGGTTGTCCCATCCCCGGTGAGGGACAAGTGAAGGAGTCGAGGAGGACATGAGGGATAAGGTGGTTTGGATGGGTTCTAATAGCTCACATGCTGGCACGGGTTGCgggggagggttgggggcagAGCAGAGCCCACACATCACCAGATGCCCTTGTTAGCTTCTCCCAGTTACGGGCCCACACTGTCTCAGAGAATTATTTAATAGGATCACATACTTTTGGCTCAGATGTTTCCAACCACAAAAGCAGCAAGCCTGTGTATCAGCACCAGTCTTCCTTCTGCAGGATCAGAACAGATCAGACTTTTCCCTTGGCTCCCGTCCTATGGGTCCAGATCAAGCTTCCGCTGACAGACTCCAGGGACACAGTGGGCCTCCTGACCCTCAGCGGCTCCTGTCCTACAGCTTGAGCTCCCTGGGCATCGGCTC
The DNA window shown above is from Mustela erminea isolate mMusErm1 chromosome 12, mMusErm1.Pri, whole genome shotgun sequence and carries:
- the ZBTB5 gene encoding zinc finger and BTB domain-containing protein 5 codes for the protein MDFPGHFEQIFQQLNYQRLHGQLCDCVIVVGNRHFKAHRSVLAACSTHFRALFSVAEGDQTMNMIQLDSEVVTAEAFAALIDMMYTSTLMLGESNVMDVLLAASHLHLNSVVKACKHYLTTRTLPMSPPSERVQEQSARMQRSFMLQQLGLSIVSSALNSSQSGEEQPAPMSSSLRSNLDQRTPFPMRRLHKRKQSAEERARQRLRPAMDESSIADVTPENGPSGVHSREEFFSPDSLKIVDNPKADGMADNQEDSAIMFDQSFGAQEDAQVPSQSDNTAGNMAQLSMASRATQVETSFEQEAATEKSGFQCENPEVGLGEKEHMRVVVKSEPLSSPEPQDEVSDVTSQAEGSESVEVEGVVVSAEKIDLSPESSDRSFSDPQSSTDRVGDIHILEVTNNLEHKSTFSISNFLNKSRGSNFSASQNNDDNIPNTTSDCRLEGEAPYLLSPEAGPAGGPSSAPGSHVENPFSEPADSHFVRPMQEVMGLPCVQTSGYQGGEQFGMDFSRSGLGLHSSFSRVMMGSPRGGASNFPYYRRIAPKMPVVTSVRSSQIPENSASSQLMMNAATSSFENGHPSQPGPPQLTRASADVLSKCKKALSEHNVLVVEGARKYACKICCKTFLTLTDCKKHIRVHTGEKPYACLKCGKRFSQSSHLYKHSKTTCLRWQSSNLPSTLL